A genome region from Mauremys reevesii isolate NIE-2019 linkage group 12, ASM1616193v1, whole genome shotgun sequence includes the following:
- the LOC120375705 gene encoding DNA-directed RNA polymerases I, II, and III subunit RPABC2-like codes for MSDNEDNFDGDDFDDVEEDEGLDDLENAEEEGQENVEILPSGERQQANQKRITTPYMTKYERARVLGTRALQIAMCAPVMVELEGEADPLLIAMKELKARKIPIIIRRYLPDGSYEDWGVDELIITD; via the coding sequence ATGTCCGACAACGAGGACAACTTTGATGGTGACGACTTTGACGATGTGGAGGAAGATGAAGGGCTAGATGATTTGGAGAACGCAGAGGAAGAGGGTCAAGAGAATGTAGAAATCCTTCCATCTGGAGAGAGACAGCAGGCAAATCAGAAGCGGATCACAACTCCATACATGACCAAATATGAGCGAGCCAGAGTCCTGGGCACTCGTGCACTCCAGATAGCGATGTGTGCTCCAGTCATGGTAGAGTTGGAAGGAGAGGCAGATCCTCTGCTGATTGCAATGAAAGAACTCAAAGCTCGGAAGATTCCCATAATCATCCGCAGGTACCTGCCAGATGGAAGCTATGAAGACTGGGGTGTGGATGAGCTAATTATCACTGACTGA